The following coding sequences are from one Bos indicus x Bos taurus breed Angus x Brahman F1 hybrid chromosome 5, Bos_hybrid_MaternalHap_v2.0, whole genome shotgun sequence window:
- the LOC113892444 gene encoding C-type lectin domain family 2 member H-like has protein sequence MFLSDPTSRGSMEDGRSDTDLRKIRLAIISPVTPTKLCCCILIIFILVALNVVTFSTLLAVRSRETDLQVLYVTCPKGWIGFGNKCFYFSEESENWTLSQISCTSLEAVLAQFETEEELNFLKRYKGPSDHWIGLSRESSHHAWKWTDNSKYNASFIITGDGERGYLNDLGISSARSYTDRKWICSKQITSPCP, from the exons ATGTTCCTGAGTGACCCTACCTCCAGAGGAAGTATGGAAGACGGGAGATCTG ATACAGATCTCCGAAAGATACGCCTAGCAATTATATCTCCTGTTACACCTACCAAGCTTTGCTGCTGCATCCTGATTATTTTTATACTTGTAGCTCTAAATGTGGTGACATTTTCCACTCTTCTGGCAG TGAGAAGCAGAGAGACAGACTTACAAGTTCTGTACGTCACCTGCCCAAAAGGATGGATTGGATTTGGGaataagtgtttttatttttctgaagagtCAGAGAATTGGACATTGAGTCAGATATCCTGTACTTCACTGGAAGCTGTTCTTGCTCAGTTTGAAACTGAGGAGGAGCTG AACTTTCTCAAAAGATACAAAGGCCCTTCTGACCATTGGATTGGCCTTAGCAGAGAATCATCACATCATGCTTGGAAGTGGACAGACAACTCTAAATATAATGCCTC GTTCATCATCACAGGAGATGGGGAACGTGGCTACCTGAATGACCTTGGAATTAGCAGTGCCAGAAGCTATACAGATAGAAAATGGATTTGCAGCAAACAAATAACGTCTCCATGTCCTTAA